The following DNA comes from Serinus canaria isolate serCan28SL12 chromosome 1A, serCan2020, whole genome shotgun sequence.
CTGCTATTGTTAGAGATGAGGCCTTGCGGTAAAATTTACACTAActggtgctgctgaagctgACAGCACTGGATAATGAGAAATTAGTGATATATTGTGGGAGTGTGGATTTCTCACAAATCCCACTATGAGGCAGTAAAAATAGAAGTGATGTGAAAGAAAGCAAGGAACCAAAAGAGCATGGCTGGGGAGAAAAACTAGGCAGCTAGTGTAATTTACTACAATGATACTGGAAATCAGTtctttaaaatgagaaagaaaaggtcCTTGCTTTAGAAATATGTGGAAAGAAGAAAACGTTCATAAAAGCCTGATGGGTTTACAGATTAGTGTGTATGCTGATTCTTATTGATCACTTTGGTagtgttttaaaattactctttaCAGTTCCcctttttttagtatttttaaagccAAACATGGTAGACaaaacatgcattttatttatcttaGAAGTGGATGAGGTGGGGTGAAAAAATCCTTGCAGTTTTTAATAAACCCTTGTGAAGTAGGTAGCAGAGTGAACAACTGTTCCGTGAGTCAAATGTGAGAAATAGCAATTAAACATGAACACCTGCATGTCCACTCaagaatgagattttttttaaaacaaattgtaTTCATAATTGTGGGAAGGCTATTGAATGTTTGGCATCTTTTTCATAATTGAATTAGAATCCAAAATCCAAATGATCGGCATGTGAATGTGTATGTTTTATATCTGTCATGTTtaaattccagaaaaataaactgaacaAAGTGAATATTATTCCTGACAAACTTGTCACAGAGAGTGGCCTTTGCCCCAGTTTGCAGCTTTATAAATATAATTGCTAGAAAGGCACTAAACTTTTCTCCTACTTAGATATTACAGTAGCACTAGGATTACATTTGGGTAGTCTCCACAGACCTCTCCATTAAGGTGTGTTCTGCAGTGTGGGAAAAGTTTGCAAAATGTGCAGTGAAGAATATGTGTGGAATTGTCTGCTGTGAAACAAAAGTATGAGAGAATTTTTTTAgttgcttttttcattttttagcattttgtgTAGTGTTTTGGAGAGCCTCACTTTTTGGCATCATATTTATTGTCCTAAATTACAGCTAAGTTTTAAGAGAAGTAAAATTTCTGTAAGCATTTTATACAAATTCTGTTGTGTTGTGTGAATTTGGCTTGTTCTTATTAAAGGACTTGCATGGACATAACAACGAAAGCAGGtaaacaaattaatttgtaATCGAacattatttcctttcaaactcTGGAGTGTGCTAATCACAAATTTGGTGCTTTGTTTGCCTTTTAGCATATGAGATACTTATTCtaataaaaattagaatttttggTGTGCTTACAACAAgtctttgtttgttttatttaatagtgtgctaagaaaaatttcttgggtttgtttggctgctgtgctgttcacTCATGCCTTAAAAACACTGCACAGAAACTGGGATTGGGAGTCGGAGTACACTTTGTTTATGTCTGCTTTAAAGGTACTGTATTCTGTTTGGAAAGGCTTATGGGAAGTTCTTGTTGCTGTTCTTAAGAAGCTGCAGTGGAACATGataaaaactgacaaaaatgaTGCTTGTTTCAGCACATTAATTTCTATATTGAGAGTATTGGCATCTAATTAGTTGCTTTTGGGAATCCTTTAAAAGCAGCGTAATGCACACATAGAAGTTCATACGCAGAAAATAGATGATAATTTTTCTTGTGTCAAAGCAGTTGAATTTATTCTCTTGTCTGGATAAAAGCCAGATATGTTTCAGTACAAAAATCTACAAAAAGTTTGAGGCATAGAATTACTTTTTCTCAGTTTATATTGCATGATAATGCAGTTTGCAAAATGTCCTGTAACagttaaaatgaattttaagaTGTTTGGTAATTCTAGGAGCAAATAACTAAAACAAATTGATGTTGCACAACAGGATGAATGTAATCATTCTGTAGGTAGTGTTCTGTTATTCTTTGCATATAGAAGCTTGATGAATTCTGTCATTTGCACTACATTTTAATGACTTAAGATATTGTTAAGAGAAACTCAATTGTTAAGTAATTTCAACTTAATACCTTATGCTGTGGtatctttttctggttttaggtAAATAAGAACAATGCAAAACTATGGAACAATGTGGGGCATgcattagaaaatgaaaaaaattttgaaagagCTCTGCAGTTTTTCATACAGGCCACACAAGTGCAACCAGGTAAAGCTTTGACTAGTTGCCATCTCTTCACTCCTGGTATTTCAGTATACTTAGCTTACTAACAGCTTCACAATGGACTATTTTGCTTCAACTGAACATCAGACATAGGCACATGATAAGTTAATTGGTCCAGggtttttgaaaataaactaaaaaagtCCTCTAGAAGAAGTTTTTATCTAGAAAAAGCTGCAAATACTTTCAAAACTATTCCTTGTATGACATTTTTTATGTATTAACTCGAACTGTGATTTCCTGTGGAGTATAAatatggctttatttttttatttaaaactaatCAAGTGtgtaagaaaattttaaaaacttgataATATCAAAATGCACATTTAATCCATTTTACATATTGTTACAAAAGAAGTTCTAGGTAGTACTGGACAATCCTTCCTTTTCAAAGATTAATAAATAACCTTCCATTTAAATGCCTCTATTAtagcaaaaaattaaatacagggAAGTATGATAGAACCTTAAACTTTTTACTGTGTTAATTTTATGATCCATCTTTTAGCAGCTCCTGGTTAAATTATTAGCTtcataattaaaatgaaaattggtagaattgctttcttcttttggtGATTGAGATGTTTCATCAGAAATATCTGTACTTCATGCTACTCTGAATGCAGAAGTGTTTCATTTCATGATACTCAGTGcatggaaatgttttaaatttcattcttttctttattaagaTGATATTGGTGCCCACATGAATGTAGGAAGAACTTACAAGaacctaaacaaaacaaaagaagctgaagaatCATATATGATTGCTAAATCATTGATGCCACAGGTAATTAGTAACTTCATCTACCACCACAGCACAAGACCTATATTTGTGAtacatttttgggttttttttttttttccctgtggctCTGTATATTTTAGTTTATCAGTGTTCTTTTAAAAGAtatctatgaaaaaaaataggctGTATACATTCATGGCTGTTAAAAAAATGCTAACTTGAAACTCTGCTACAACTGTTTTAATTTACCTTTTATAatgctgtgttgtgttttggagtttggtttcttttctgaaattGAGGTtataaaagaaagcagcagccaaaacatACAGTTTCTAGTCACAATTGGCTTATTTTCACTCACAGCTAATACATTGATGGTGACtgagtttcattttttaaattatatttatgcCTAGGAAATTTTACTTGATCAAGCTGtttagagaaaaagagaatagGATTTTGAAGAATATGTGGAGGTAATAAAAGTTGTGGTGAAAATGAGACTGGCCACAAAAATGAGCTTGTTGAGTAGAAGCATGGCATTTAGAAGTTTGTTCTGTGGAACAATATGAAGATTCTAAATGGATAAAGTATAAACAGTTCAGCAGTTGCAATGTCATAGTATTTTCATCTCTCCTCactacttttcattttctatatCAGTTGGCAAATCATTGGCTGTAAAACcttattttcactttccttAGGCTGAAGGATCATAAAAAGGAATTAACATGTCTGACAGAATGTCAGTTTGGGCTTTTGGAAATATCTTGTTGACTGGGGAAAGTTTTGCAAGGTCCGTTTGGTTTCAATTGGCTATCTACATGAACCAAGTGAAGTAGTTGCAGAGCTTAAATATTGTACAAGCAATACAGCTAAGTTTTGCAGAGCTTAAATATTGTACaagttttttattctttatttctgtgaaaacatagataatattatatttattttctgatatgATTTTTCTAGAAAAGAATTACTGTTCTTTGTCATTTTCAAGAGCCTACACGATAATGTCCAGTAGTACCCTAAAATAAATGCGGCAGAGTGAAAAGGAGTTCTATACTGAtcatctttcatatttttccttgtctgtgTTTGGTACATATATTGTCTTTGACAGATTATTCCAGGGAAAAAGTATGCAGCAAGAGTTGCTCCTAACCATCTAAATGTTTATATCAATCTTGCAAACTTAATTCGAGCAAACGAATCTCGCCTTGAAGAAGCGGATCAGTTATATCGACAAGCAATTAGTATGAGGCCAGATTTCAAGCAGGCTTACATCAGCAGgtatattttctaattttagaGATACATGTTcttgaataaattatttatatttgtagTACTATGAACACTATTTAGCTTGTACAGTTCAATTGGCTTCTGAAATTGTTTCATTTCCAAGTGAGAAGATGAAAATTTGGGACAATAATCACTTATTTGCTACAAGTCCTGTTCTTTTAAATTCCTGCTTCAAATCGCGTATTTCCATGTAGATTTTATAAAAAGACACTTCCATTAGATTTCTTTATGAATCTCTAACTCTTAATTTCCAACCTCATAGTTCAGTTTTGAACTAAAAAGCTTTTGGTTAGTGTGAATCATGGAGCATTCTTTATACTTTTTGTTAAAGATGGTCCAGAAAATGCAAGTACAAAGTAACCATTTAGTTGACATTATTGCATTTTAGTTAAGAGTAATGTGGATGTGGGTATTGAGGCTTCTGTCcactgttttgtttgttgtgatTCCCCCTGGGATGTTCAAAGATGCCTGAACTATAGCTTTGCCTGTAATTGCAGAGCCAAATCAGGCACCCTTCATCAgttccttttttgttcttgtcCTGCTTATACATTTGTTGTATACAGGTTTTTGAGAACTGAAAGCTTTAGGAATAGACTGTAAAATAGTGTCTTGTATTGTTTTGTGcttaaaactaaataaaaaaacactGTAATCTGACACCTACTGTCTGTAGGAAgtcaaactttaaaaaacctgTCAATTTTCATATGGGTAACAAGAAAAGTATGTTTCTTCAACAGGGGagaattacttttaaaaatgaacaaaccTCTGAAAGCTAAGGAAGCATACCTTAGAGCTCTAGAACTAGACAGAACCAATGCAGACCTGTGGTACAACTTGGCAATTGTTTACATTGAACTGAAAGATCCAACAGAAGCCCTGAAGAATTTCAACCGAGCACTAGAACTCAACCCAACGCATAAACTGGCATTATTCAACTCAGCACTGCTAATGCAGGAATCTGGTACGTTAATTGTCCCTTCTGTGCATATTGCATATTTGCATTTACAGGATCCatactgtttcattttttattcactCTTTTGGTTTTGGAAAGGAGAAGTACATTGCATGATCAAAAAGGAATCTATTTATTATAGCTTTGTAATTTGTAGTGTATGGAATTGGTGCAAAGTACAAACACCTTAGCTGATCAGCATCTTTATTACAAGTGCTATTTTACAATATAATTTACACGTATAAAGAATAGTGTTACGCAAGCATCTTCAAAATAATGCCTGTATAATCTTTAATGATCATAGTTagtaaaatacttttaatacCTGATTTGCATTTATAGTGATTGATTTAATTATTGACTCAATCTAGCTTAAGTCCTGGGTTTAAATCCTGCTCTAGAAATATGAATGTCTTCATAGGTTTTTCTGTGGTACTGCTTATTAGGATGAATTCAGTTAGATTTTCATGAGTTTGTTTTTTCATATGTATAGCTCAGTGGATAAGGGTGAGCCCTTAGTGAATTAAGGCTGTTGAAAAGAGTATTTGGCAGGTGAGCTGCTAAGATTTGTTTCCCTTTTGTTGAGTTGGTAAACTGTCCCCAAGAAAGATAAAACAGAGTTGATTGAAGCTGAAGACACTTGAtaattttccatctcttctcaCATTGTAAATTAGGTAGTTGAAGACATTCCTTGTTCCTTGTCTGTAGAAGTACAAGCAGAAGTATTAACTGTTTAGTGCTCACTTATTCATATTAGAAGGTGCAATATTGTTTCAGGGCATGAAAGAGGGCAGATGAAAGCAGCTCCCCTATCCTTCAATAAGTCTGTGTCTGGAATTCGTTACTAAAATATGTTCACTGTATTATTCAGTAAAATAGCACAGACCACAAGCATGTCTAGCTAATCCTGGGTTTGTCAGATAAAATGGTTTTACTAAATCTTTTTTAAACTTCgatgcaaattaaaatatagCGTTAAGGTTTTATTGCTTTGGTGTTAGAAGATGTCTTAGCCTAGCTATATTAGAAGTCACCCTATATGCTCTTTGTTTAAACTCTTTCAATCAGTCTTTAATACAATGAGATCTTCCACTCAACGTTTGCCTCTGTAAGAGCTGGTTTGTCAGAACTGATGTCTGCTCTGCATTCCATTTGTTCAACTgtgcatgaaaataatttctcttaaGCTTGTAGAGACACTTCTTGTATCTGTTTTACCAAACCTAAATATCATTTAACAGCTAATAGAGTAATGATGCTGAATTTGGCTAGAAGTCAACTGTATATAGTTTCATTCTATAAAGAAGGTAGATAAcatttggttttgctgttaCACAGCTACaatgaaaaatagcattttaaacCCTTTCACTTTTACAGTTGCATTATAATTTGTATAAAGATTAGCATTTTACAGTCTAAAAATCCTTCAGAATAAATGTTTCAGGAAATATCTTGagaattaaatgcatttttttcacttagGTGATGCTCGACTTAGACCTGAAGCCAAGCAAAGACTGCTACATTATGTGAAAGAAGAACCGCAGGATTCAAATGGATACTTCAACTTGGGTATGCTAGCAATGGATGACAAAAAAGACATGGAAGCAGAGGCATGGATGAAGAAAGCTATAAGGTTACAACCCAACTTCCGAAGTGCTTTGTTCAATTTGGCCCTGCTTTATTCTCAGACAGGAAAAGAATTGATGGCTTTGCCTGTCTTGGAAGACTTACTGAGATACTACCCTGATCATACCAAAGGTCTGATTTTGAAAGGTGATATCCTTATGAACCAAAAGAAGGATATTGTTGGagcaaaaatgtgttttgaaaaaatttTGGAACTGGATCCCAACAATGTACAAGGAAAACATAATCTCTGTGTggtttattttgaagaaaaagatttaataaaggcagaaaaatgtcTGGTTGAAACACTAGCACTGGCACCTCATGAAGAGTATATTCAGCGTCATCTAAACATAGTTAGAAGTAAAATTGCATCACTTGGTGCTGTGGAACAATCATCACTTCCATCAGATGGGACTGCAgctacagaagcaaaaaaaaaatcagttcagaatttgaaagaagcaaaaagcGAGAAGGCAACCACCCAATCAACAGCTGATAATAAAGAGCACTCAAAAAACAAGAAACtaacagagaaaagcagtgtgGACAAAGAGACTCCCAAAAAAtctacaaaagaaattaaagacaTTGAGAAAAAGAGAGTTGCTGCATTGAAAAGACTGGAAGAAATTGAGCGTATATTAAATGGTGAATAGTCTTTACCATGTCACAAACAAATAAGGGGAGaatactatttttaattattgtttaatttGTGAGCCAACTGGAAAGTGTTCTCAGTGctt
Coding sequences within:
- the TMTC3 gene encoding protein O-mannosyl-transferase TMTC3 isoform X2, with amino-acid sequence MSTNLVSAGIFSHKSHLHPEIEPLFCWQSTVEVTGVVGRAELLSSIFFLAAFLSYTKSKGPDNTIVWTPIAVTVFLVAVATLCKEQGITVVGICCVYEVFIAQGYTLPALLDTAVQILRGKGSIPFSMLQTLLKLIVLMFSTLLLVVVRVQVIQSQLPVFTRFDNPAAVSPSPARQLTFNYLLPVNAWLLLNPSELCCDWTMGTIPLVESLLDVRNIATLTFFCFLGSLMVFSLRYPGDSSKTVLMALCLIVLPFIPASNLFFPVGFVVAERVLYVPSMGFCILVAHGWKKLSTKSVLRKISWVCLAAVLFTHALKTLHRNWDWESEYTLFMSALKVNKNNAKLWNNVGHALENEKNFERALQFFIQATQVQPDDIGAHMNVGRTYKNLNKTKEAEESYMIAKSLMPQIIPGKKYAARVAPNHLNVYINLANLIRANESRLEEADQLYRQAISMRPDFKQAYISRGELLLKMNKPLKAKEAYLRALELDRTNADLWYNLAIVYIELKDPTEALKNFNRALELNPTHKLALFNSALLMQESGDARLRPEAKQRLLHYVKEEPQDSNGYFNLGMLAMDDKKDMEAEAWMKKAIRLQPNFRSALFNLALLYSQTGKELMALPVLEDLLRYYPDHTKGLILKGDILMNQKKDIVGAKMCFEKILELDPNNVQGKHNLCVVYFEEKDLIKAEKCLVETLALAPHEEYIQRHLNIVRSKIASLGAVEQSSLPSDGTAATEAKKKSVQNLKEAKSEKATTQSTADNKEHSKNKKLTEKSSVDKETPKKSTKEIKDIEKKRVAALKRLEEIERILNGE
- the TMTC3 gene encoding protein O-mannosyl-transferase TMTC3 isoform X1, with amino-acid sequence MADVSLKEAALIVGVVAACYWNSLFCGFVFDDVSAILDNKDLHPSTPLRNLFQNDFWGTPMSEERSHKSYRPLTVLTFRLNYLFSELNAVSYHFLNLVFHVVVCIVFLKVCKLFLDNRSSVVASLLFAVHPIHTEAVTGVVGRAELLSSIFFLAAFLSYTKSKGPDNTIVWTPIAVTVFLVAVATLCKEQGITVVGICCVYEVFIAQGYTLPALLDTAVQILRGKGSIPFSMLQTLLKLIVLMFSTLLLVVVRVQVIQSQLPVFTRFDNPAAVSPSPARQLTFNYLLPVNAWLLLNPSELCCDWTMGTIPLVESLLDVRNIATLTFFCFLGSLMVFSLRYPGDSSKTVLMALCLIVLPFIPASNLFFPVGFVVAERVLYVPSMGFCILVAHGWKKLSTKSVLRKISWVCLAAVLFTHALKTLHRNWDWESEYTLFMSALKVNKNNAKLWNNVGHALENEKNFERALQFFIQATQVQPDDIGAHMNVGRTYKNLNKTKEAEESYMIAKSLMPQIIPGKKYAARVAPNHLNVYINLANLIRANESRLEEADQLYRQAISMRPDFKQAYISRGELLLKMNKPLKAKEAYLRALELDRTNADLWYNLAIVYIELKDPTEALKNFNRALELNPTHKLALFNSALLMQESGDARLRPEAKQRLLHYVKEEPQDSNGYFNLGMLAMDDKKDMEAEAWMKKAIRLQPNFRSALFNLALLYSQTGKELMALPVLEDLLRYYPDHTKGLILKGDILMNQKKDIVGAKMCFEKILELDPNNVQGKHNLCVVYFEEKDLIKAEKCLVETLALAPHEEYIQRHLNIVRSKIASLGAVEQSSLPSDGTAATEAKKKSVQNLKEAKSEKATTQSTADNKEHSKNKKLTEKSSVDKETPKKSTKEIKDIEKKRVAALKRLEEIERILNGE